The following proteins are co-located in the Pedobacter sp. FW305-3-2-15-E-R2A2 genome:
- a CDS encoding NAD(P)/FAD-dependent oxidoreductase: MEKNKRIAIIGGGPGGLTLARLLQLKGADVKVYERDFDQENRIQGATLDLHQESGLEALRRAGLMTEFYANFRPGAGKMRIMDKDAVIKMDWDEPGDLVDDRPEIDRGPLRNILLESLHADTVVWDSQYLAMVQQENQWHLQFKNGSSAIADIVIAADGAKSKIRPLLSAIAPVYSGITIVEGNVYHAAQNAPALQKLLDGGKIFAFGEGKSLILSAKGDGSLSFYTGCRVEESWVVDSGIDFSDQSQVFEWFKKEFGSWDLIWQELFRGEEVSFVPRPQYYFPLDQRWETQSNLTIIGDAAHVMPPYAGEGVNMAMQDAMELSECLSNEQFPTIAAAIAQYEKQMLSRAAAVTKITLDSTEMLHSDDAAERLIQMFNDFDGH; this comes from the coding sequence ATGGAAAAAAATAAGAGAATTGCCATCATAGGTGGCGGTCCGGGAGGACTTACACTGGCAAGGCTTTTACAACTCAAAGGAGCAGATGTAAAGGTATATGAAAGGGACTTTGATCAGGAGAACAGAATACAAGGGGCAACACTTGACCTTCATCAGGAATCGGGTTTAGAAGCCTTGCGCAGGGCAGGATTGATGACTGAGTTTTACGCCAATTTTCGTCCCGGTGCTGGAAAGATGCGCATCATGGATAAAGATGCAGTCATTAAAATGGATTGGGATGAACCTGGAGATCTGGTGGACGATCGTCCGGAAATTGACCGCGGTCCTTTAAGAAATATTTTACTCGAATCCCTGCATGCGGATACCGTGGTCTGGGATAGTCAGTATCTTGCCATGGTACAACAGGAAAATCAATGGCACCTACAATTCAAAAACGGAAGTTCGGCCATTGCAGATATCGTGATTGCCGCTGATGGGGCAAAGTCTAAAATCAGACCCTTACTCAGTGCTATTGCTCCGGTTTATTCAGGGATCACGATCGTTGAAGGGAATGTTTATCATGCGGCTCAAAATGCGCCGGCTTTACAGAAGCTGTTGGATGGCGGAAAGATTTTTGCCTTTGGTGAGGGAAAGTCTTTGATATTAAGTGCAAAAGGAGATGGTAGCCTTTCTTTTTATACCGGTTGTAGGGTGGAGGAATCCTGGGTGGTGGATAGTGGAATTGATTTTTCAGATCAATCGCAGGTCTTTGAATGGTTTAAAAAGGAATTTGGTTCATGGGATTTGATTTGGCAGGAATTATTTCGGGGAGAGGAGGTTTCGTTCGTGCCAAGACCTCAATATTATTTCCCATTGGACCAGCGATGGGAAACACAGTCGAATTTAACGATCATAGGTGATGCAGCACATGTCATGCCTCCATATGCCGGTGAAGGCGTAAATATGGCCATGCAGGATGCGATGGAATTGAGCGAATGTTTAAGCAATGAACAATTTCCAACGATAGCTGCTGCAATAGCACAGTATGAAAAACAGATGCTCAGCAGAGCTGCAGCGGTCACTAAAATAACTTTAGATTCAACGGAGATGCTGCATTCTGATGACGCAGCAGAGCGACTGATTCAGATGTTTAATGATTTCGACGGGCACTAA
- a CDS encoding VOC family protein yields MKNSIYSCLGISGKIAEASDFYIQTFGEGKISQTTPFVIQIELSGQKFMLLNEGPSSSPNPSISFMVVSESPEETEKYWNKLIDQGKALMPLDSYDWSPKYGWVQDKYGVSWQLFTGSKADTPQKFSPTLMFTGSNAGKASEAINLYTNLFPHSGIGGILKYSKEDGENPDFVKHAQFKIKDTTVMAMDSSAAHAFTFNDAVSLVVECDTQDEIDKYWSELTVNGGQEVACGWLTDRYGISWQIIPKDIVKWVTDPERSGRVMNVMMKMKKLVIADLENA; encoded by the coding sequence ATGAAAAACTCCATTTATTCTTGTCTGGGCATCAGCGGTAAAATTGCAGAAGCATCAGATTTTTATATCCAAACTTTTGGAGAAGGAAAAATCAGTCAGACCACCCCTTTTGTCATCCAGATTGAATTGAGCGGTCAAAAATTTATGCTGCTCAACGAAGGTCCATCTTCTTCGCCTAATCCTTCCATTTCATTTATGGTGGTTTCTGAAAGTCCGGAAGAAACAGAAAAATATTGGAATAAATTAATCGATCAGGGCAAAGCGTTAATGCCACTGGACAGTTACGACTGGAGCCCCAAATACGGCTGGGTGCAAGACAAATACGGCGTTTCCTGGCAATTATTTACAGGCAGCAAAGCGGATACGCCGCAGAAGTTTAGCCCGACATTAATGTTTACAGGTTCAAACGCAGGAAAAGCATCCGAGGCCATTAATTTATACACAAATTTATTCCCCCATTCTGGCATCGGGGGCATCTTAAAATACAGTAAAGAAGATGGCGAAAATCCGGATTTCGTGAAACATGCGCAATTTAAGATCAAAGACACGACTGTGATGGCCATGGATAGCTCTGCAGCTCATGCCTTCACGTTTAATGACGCGGTATCTTTGGTAGTGGAATGTGACACACAGGACGAAATTGACAAATACTGGTCGGAACTAACCGTCAATGGAGGTCAGGAAGTGGCCTGTGGCTGGTTAACGGACAGATATGGCATCAGTTGGCAGATCATACCTAAGGACATAGTGAAATGGGTTACTGATCCTGAACGCAGTGGAAGGGTGATGAATGTAATGATGAAAATGAAAAAACTGGTGATTGCCGATCTGGAAAATGCTTAG
- a CDS encoding type II secretion system protein: MVKLKLSTLKASTLLEVIVAMVIIMIVFVLATGIFAKVIGSSPSVKQQQVRSLSSGIIQECLAQRNWTDETVEVDSIVFQKTVLPYGNDPDLLQISVSAIEHGKEIGKSRRIVRKGRDDAK, translated from the coding sequence ATGGTTAAATTGAAGCTGAGTACCTTAAAAGCTTCCACACTTCTGGAGGTGATCGTTGCAATGGTGATTATTATGATCGTTTTTGTACTTGCAACAGGGATTTTTGCCAAAGTTATTGGTTCCTCCCCATCAGTGAAGCAGCAGCAGGTCCGATCGCTCAGTTCGGGGATCATCCAGGAATGTTTAGCTCAACGGAATTGGACTGATGAAACTGTTGAAGTTGACAGTATTGTTTTCCAAAAAACAGTCTTGCCTTATGGGAATGATCCAGATCTGTTACAGATTAGCGTATCGGCAATAGAACATGGGAAGGAGATTGGAAAGTCAAGACGGATTGTCAGAAAAGGGAGGGATGATGCTAAATAA
- a CDS encoding nuclear transport factor 2 family protein, which translates to MESLILENIAEKWFDAFNKHDLEALLALYEEDAQHFSPKLKIRQPETGGWVRGQAALREWWKDSFERLPTLRYQPTSFTANDQRVFMEYIRTVAGEPDMLIAEVLEIGQGKINASRVYHG; encoded by the coding sequence ATGGAAAGCCTGATCCTGGAAAACATTGCCGAAAAATGGTTTGATGCCTTTAACAAGCATGATCTTGAAGCACTTTTGGCATTGTATGAGGAGGATGCACAGCATTTTAGTCCGAAGCTAAAAATAAGGCAACCGGAAACCGGAGGATGGGTACGCGGCCAGGCGGCACTGCGGGAATGGTGGAAAGATTCCTTTGAACGTTTACCAACTTTGCGTTATCAACCGACCTCATTCACCGCCAATGATCAGCGTGTTTTTATGGAATATATAAGAACGGTAGCAGGCGAACCGGATATGCTGATCGCCGAAGTTCTCGAAATTGGTCAGGGAAAAATAAACGCTTCCAGGGTGTATCACGGATAG
- a CDS encoding FUSC family membrane protein gives MFSKGLVKRDNIKARLISLVYGEYFTDALRNTITIVLPFALLFFYHQPNMAIGVGVGALLISLTDAPGNRANKFKSAIISIVSFFFTALIIALSLGNHWFTAGSILVLSFVFSMLAIFGSRLALTGTMAIILAIFTLGLHPVDPLLFSWYIFLGGCWYYLISLIQIVIWPYRSLHQAIFECITTTSMFLKSKARCYDPEVPLDECYSETIALHIKVNEKQELVRNLLLSDKAAMKPTNERGQQLLRTAVSVIDLYEQVTAIHYDYADVRKALDKTGALNLIIELIEILSEELEVLSGIFLRPKKILPSQRFLKFEHAKTELLKIANTEAGTNSQILQKIVRNMEDITLHIQVIKGDQPMSAIHPDLSWNDIVYEDFLSPQLFKLSSLKQHFSFSSAIFKFSLRLALLCFFAYLITLIFPFGKYSYWLLLTIVIVAKPRFGLTWKRNIERLSGTFIGAVIGIVLLLLIKQVVVLLIISAFMLLGFFTFNRIRYSISVLFITSMVILCLSIYDGHTDHIITERILYTIAGCIIAFLAAFLFPLWETKGLKSLISNILEANSNYLLKVKAELWGTQVGITESKLARKNGYIQLAKFSEALQYMHLEPKSKQVDLQGIYAVQILSYRINSIIASLSLSAKQNIQQDSGILLASEALNNLEYCVQHSDGLSLNKLNEVVHSAKIEEEHAGEGTVQHQLNLLLALSLELKMYFV, from the coding sequence ATGTTCAGTAAGGGGTTGGTGAAACGGGATAACATAAAAGCCAGGTTGATCAGTTTAGTTTATGGAGAGTATTTTACTGATGCCCTGCGCAATACGATAACGATTGTTTTGCCTTTTGCCTTGCTGTTTTTTTACCACCAGCCCAATATGGCCATAGGAGTGGGGGTTGGTGCCTTGCTGATTAGCCTGACAGATGCACCTGGAAACAGGGCAAATAAATTTAAAAGTGCCATCATCAGCATTGTATCCTTCTTTTTTACCGCCCTGATTATTGCCTTATCGCTGGGCAACCATTGGTTTACAGCAGGGAGTATTTTAGTGCTGTCTTTTGTATTTTCTATGCTCGCCATTTTTGGCAGCAGATTGGCCTTAACAGGAACCATGGCCATTATCCTGGCTATTTTTACCCTTGGTTTACATCCTGTCGACCCGCTATTATTTAGCTGGTACATCTTTCTTGGCGGTTGCTGGTATTACCTGATCAGCCTCATTCAGATTGTCATCTGGCCTTACCGTTCTTTACATCAGGCTATCTTTGAATGCATCACTACGACTTCGATGTTTCTAAAGTCCAAAGCGCGTTGTTATGATCCGGAGGTGCCTTTGGATGAGTGTTATAGTGAAACGATTGCTTTGCACATCAAGGTGAATGAAAAACAGGAGCTGGTGAGAAACCTGCTGCTGAGTGACAAAGCAGCAATGAAACCAACGAATGAGCGGGGACAACAATTGTTACGCACCGCGGTAAGCGTAATTGACCTGTATGAGCAGGTTACTGCCATTCATTATGACTATGCCGATGTGAGAAAAGCGCTGGATAAAACCGGAGCCCTGAACCTCATTATTGAACTGATCGAAATCCTGTCGGAAGAGCTGGAGGTGTTGAGTGGTATTTTCTTAAGGCCAAAGAAAATTCTGCCTTCTCAGCGCTTTCTTAAATTTGAGCATGCTAAAACGGAGCTCCTGAAGATTGCAAATACAGAAGCCGGGACAAATTCCCAGATCCTGCAAAAAATAGTGAGAAATATGGAAGACATTACCTTACATATTCAGGTCATAAAAGGGGATCAGCCCATGTCTGCCATTCATCCGGACCTCAGTTGGAATGACATTGTTTACGAAGATTTTCTTTCTCCTCAGCTGTTTAAACTGAGTTCGCTAAAGCAACATTTTTCTTTTAGCTCGGCGATTTTTAAATTTTCTTTGCGATTGGCACTCTTATGTTTCTTTGCCTATCTCATCACTTTAATATTCCCTTTTGGGAAATACAGTTACTGGCTGCTGCTTACTATTGTTATCGTTGCAAAGCCGAGGTTTGGTCTTACCTGGAAGAGAAATATAGAACGTTTATCCGGCACTTTCATTGGGGCGGTAATCGGAATTGTTTTGCTGCTGCTGATTAAGCAAGTCGTGGTGTTGCTGATCATCTCTGCATTTATGCTGCTTGGTTTTTTTACGTTCAACCGCATCAGGTATTCGATCAGTGTACTGTTCATCACCTCCATGGTAATTTTATGTCTCAGCATTTACGATGGCCATACCGATCACATCATTACCGAGCGGATTTTATATACTATTGCAGGTTGTATCATCGCTTTTCTCGCGGCATTTCTATTTCCTTTATGGGAGACTAAAGGTTTGAAAAGTCTGATCTCGAATATTTTAGAGGCCAATAGTAATTATTTACTTAAGGTAAAGGCGGAGCTCTGGGGCACACAGGTGGGAATAACGGAATCTAAGCTGGCCAGAAAGAACGGCTATATTCAGCTGGCTAAATTTTCAGAAGCGCTTCAATACATGCACCTGGAACCAAAAAGCAAACAGGTAGACCTGCAGGGGATCTATGCGGTTCAAATTCTCAGTTACCGCATTAACTCCATCATTGCCTCTTTATCCTTATCTGCAAAGCAAAATATTCAACAGGATTCTGGAATATTATTGGCCTCTGAGGCCTTAAATAACCTGGAATATTGTGTCCAACACAGTGATGGTTTGAGTCTGAATAAACTTAATGAGGTGGTTCATTCCGCTAAAATCGAAGAGGAGCATGCAGGTGAAGGTACTGTACAACATCAGCTAAATCTCTTACTGGCTTTGTCTTTGGAATTGAAAATGTATTTTGTGTAG
- a CDS encoding discoidin domain-containing protein: MNKLSLSAILLIASLAVIASCKRVSDVPVGENQRAANKFGATGDGPQSGTNNLNVVYFIPSDLDTVPGYQKRLNGVMVYTQNFVSKWMNHWGHTNKTVGIPVDAQGKLKMAVIRGAYPKATYPYEGGSGQMMTEINAYYAAHPGEKTSDHILVVTPTYSYDASGYPSGGPFYGIGRWCFALDYTGLDTLNLGKPDDKYSTIWIGGLAHELGHGINLPHNGGAESQNLTFGTTLMGSGNSTFGKSPTYLSPADAAILANCQVFSSTTRSDWYAAPGFQLTKFSAKYQSGNIIVAGKFSSTKAVKDIALYHRIAATDAGGYRSVTFAAKPIGTDSFYVSMPVSDFREKGNTGYEFTIRYCHENGSISSQVINYSFANDIPQINIADKPVYSKTNWSITSYSSQETASENGAATNVIDNSISTYWHSRWSSSATSYPHTLVINMGSTKDVNRFTFWQRDSRRVKSIEILTSNNANTWTSLGTFTLQDTTNPQDIILSTVKNFRYFKLNMKSSYDGAQFAALAEVGTYKD, translated from the coding sequence ATGAACAAACTTTCATTATCTGCAATTTTATTGATTGCATCATTGGCCGTTATTGCCAGTTGTAAACGAGTTTCTGATGTCCCTGTAGGTGAAAACCAAAGAGCAGCCAACAAATTCGGTGCTACAGGTGATGGGCCGCAATCGGGAACAAATAACCTGAATGTTGTCTATTTTATTCCATCCGATCTGGATACGGTTCCAGGGTATCAGAAAAGACTGAATGGGGTAATGGTGTACACTCAGAATTTTGTTTCCAAATGGATGAACCACTGGGGGCATACGAATAAAACGGTAGGAATCCCTGTTGACGCCCAGGGGAAACTGAAAATGGCCGTGATCAGAGGTGCTTATCCAAAAGCAACCTATCCTTATGAAGGGGGATCTGGCCAGATGATGACAGAAATCAATGCCTATTATGCGGCGCATCCCGGAGAAAAAACAAGTGACCATATCCTTGTCGTTACGCCAACTTATTCTTACGATGCAAGTGGTTATCCTAGCGGAGGCCCTTTCTATGGAATTGGACGCTGGTGTTTCGCGCTGGACTATACCGGCTTGGATACGCTTAATCTTGGCAAGCCGGACGATAAATATTCGACGATATGGATCGGCGGATTGGCACATGAACTGGGACATGGAATTAACCTTCCTCACAATGGGGGAGCTGAATCGCAAAACCTAACCTTTGGAACCACATTGATGGGGTCTGGAAACAGCACTTTCGGCAAATCGCCAACTTACCTTTCTCCCGCAGATGCAGCAATACTTGCGAATTGCCAGGTGTTCAGTTCTACGACAAGGTCAGACTGGTATGCGGCTCCAGGTTTTCAGCTGACAAAGTTTAGTGCCAAATATCAAAGCGGAAACATCATTGTTGCCGGAAAATTTAGTTCGACCAAAGCCGTGAAAGACATCGCTTTGTACCATAGGATTGCCGCTACTGATGCCGGGGGCTATCGTTCGGTAACTTTTGCGGCCAAACCCATCGGAACGGATAGTTTTTATGTCAGCATGCCGGTAAGCGATTTCAGGGAGAAAGGAAATACGGGTTATGAATTTACAATCAGGTATTGTCATGAGAATGGAAGCATTAGCTCTCAGGTTATCAACTATTCCTTTGCCAATGACATTCCTCAAATCAACATTGCTGATAAGCCAGTTTACAGCAAAACAAACTGGAGCATAACTTCTTATAGTTCGCAGGAGACCGCCAGTGAAAACGGCGCGGCGACCAATGTGATTGACAATTCCATTTCTACCTACTGGCATTCCCGCTGGTCCAGCAGCGCAACGAGCTATCCACATACGTTGGTGATCAATATGGGATCAACCAAAGATGTTAACCGGTTTACTTTCTGGCAAAGAGACTCCAGAAGGGTGAAAAGTATAGAGATCTTAACGAGTAACAACGCAAATACATGGACGAGTCTGGGCACGTTTACCTTGCAGGACACGACAAATCCACAAGATATTATATTGTCGACAGTGAAGAATTTCAGGTATTTTAAACTGAATATGAAATCTTCGTATGATGGGGCGCAGTTTGCAGCGCTTGCAGAAGTCGGTACTTATAAAGATTAA
- a CDS encoding AraC family transcriptional regulator, with protein MIFEFAASEHIGMLSAFAKAIGSKVENGIVELPEHLGNGYMKGLDLGPQIRMMIRQYELKEDLVFRRSASGKGTKVVVIAFHDFFNPSADTKPPLPFVQITTAGIDYEDFFPVNSTINTIIIAVNVDLLKELLHPEEEDVLFQTIIYGNQPFLYEELISPQMQALANQIVTTDPAGPLTHFFYRLKAEELIYLLFTELLKRREAPAHTLNVADVKTIYQVKDKILAHIDHPPKLEELAKFSGMSESKLKRLFKQIFGKNIYDYYQSFRMTEAAYLLKEKGLSVSETGYQLGFSNLSHFTRVFEKYIGLKPKQYSSKG; from the coding sequence ATGATTTTTGAATTTGCCGCTTCGGAACACATTGGAATGCTGAGTGCCTTTGCAAAAGCGATTGGCAGCAAGGTAGAAAATGGGATAGTTGAACTTCCTGAACATTTGGGAAATGGCTATATGAAGGGCCTCGATCTTGGCCCTCAGATTCGAATGATGATCAGGCAATACGAGCTTAAAGAAGATTTGGTATTCAGACGATCTGCTTCAGGAAAGGGGACGAAAGTTGTCGTCATCGCATTTCATGATTTTTTTAATCCTTCGGCCGATACAAAGCCCCCATTACCTTTTGTCCAGATTACCACAGCAGGTATTGATTATGAAGATTTTTTCCCAGTCAATTCAACGATCAATACGATCATCATTGCAGTAAATGTTGATTTACTAAAGGAGCTGCTACATCCAGAGGAAGAGGATGTGCTGTTTCAAACCATTATTTACGGAAATCAGCCTTTTCTATACGAAGAGCTCATATCACCGCAGATGCAGGCCCTGGCGAATCAGATTGTGACCACAGATCCTGCAGGACCTTTAACCCATTTCTTTTACCGGCTAAAAGCAGAAGAGCTGATTTATTTGCTGTTTACAGAATTGTTAAAACGAAGGGAAGCACCTGCTCATACGCTTAATGTGGCGGATGTAAAGACGATATATCAGGTAAAAGATAAAATCCTGGCTCATATAGATCATCCGCCCAAACTAGAGGAACTGGCTAAATTTTCCGGCATGAGTGAATCGAAATTGAAACGATTGTTCAAACAGATTTTCGGAAAGAACATTTACGACTATTACCAGTCGTTCAGAATGACGGAGGCCGCTTATCTTTTAAAAGAAAAAGGCTTATCGGTATCAGAGACCGGTTACCAGCTGGGCTTTTCGAATTTGAGTCATTTTACAAGAGTATTTGAAAAGTATATCGGACTTAAACCAAAGCAGTATTCATCGAAGGGATAA